The following are encoded together in the bacterium genome:
- a CDS encoding protein FdrA: MIVRGTIRRSAYFDSAALMQVQQALREFPGVQEAGVVMATPANLEMLRDAGLDPMSLAVTAPAAGTAAGPNDLVVMVGGARSEQVQAALDAVDGLLVRRPAGADGQYRPRTVTAAARHLAGANLALVSVPGRFAAGVAREALGAGLHVMLFSDNVPLADEVRLKHAAAGEHRLMMGPDCGTAVLGGAALGFANRVRRGAVGLVGASGTGIQEIATLVHRFGGGVSQALGTGGRDLSAEVGGITARQGLAMLGRDPHTGVVVLVSKPPAPSVAAALAAEAASLGKPVVTVFLGAAPVAAGTPVCQAGTLEDAARLAVALGARDVHGAARPADGHPDAGVTLAGDRRALDRITARARDAVARLAPAQRYLRGLMSGGSLCAEAVTLLEHALRPLSTNVSAGVAEHRDGIGPSRGHTVLDLGADVFTVGRLHPMLDMTLRAARLRQEAADPEVAVVLLDVVLGLGVHADPAGALAPVIAEARAAAQAAGRSLAVVASVCGTDDDPQPRARQ, encoded by the coding sequence ATGATCGTTCGCGGCACCATCCGGCGGAGCGCCTACTTCGACTCCGCGGCACTGATGCAGGTGCAACAGGCGCTGCGCGAATTTCCCGGAGTTCAGGAGGCGGGTGTGGTCATGGCGACCCCCGCGAACCTGGAAATGCTCCGCGACGCCGGCCTCGACCCGATGAGTCTTGCCGTGACCGCCCCGGCCGCTGGAACCGCCGCCGGTCCGAACGATCTCGTGGTCATGGTGGGCGGGGCCAGGTCGGAGCAGGTTCAGGCCGCGCTCGATGCCGTGGACGGACTGCTCGTCCGCCGCCCGGCGGGCGCGGACGGACAGTACCGGCCGCGGACCGTGACTGCGGCCGCGCGCCATCTCGCCGGGGCGAACCTCGCGCTCGTCTCCGTGCCCGGCCGCTTTGCGGCCGGCGTCGCTCGTGAGGCGCTCGGCGCCGGACTGCACGTCATGCTGTTCAGCGACAACGTGCCGCTTGCCGATGAAGTGCGCCTCAAGCACGCCGCGGCCGGCGAACACCGCCTGATGATGGGGCCTGACTGCGGGACGGCGGTGCTGGGCGGCGCGGCCCTCGGGTTCGCGAACCGCGTGCGGCGCGGCGCGGTCGGCCTGGTCGGCGCGTCGGGGACCGGCATCCAGGAGATCGCGACGCTCGTGCACCGGTTCGGCGGCGGCGTTTCGCAGGCGCTCGGCACCGGGGGGCGGGATCTGTCCGCGGAGGTGGGCGGCATCACGGCGCGGCAGGGGCTCGCGATGCTCGGCCGCGATCCGCACACGGGTGTGGTCGTGCTCGTGTCCAAGCCGCCGGCGCCGTCGGTGGCCGCCGCCCTGGCGGCCGAGGCCGCGTCCCTCGGCAAGCCGGTCGTCACGGTCTTCCTCGGCGCGGCCCCGGTCGCGGCCGGGACGCCGGTCTGTCAGGCCGGCACGCTGGAAGACGCGGCGCGTCTCGCGGTCGCGCTCGGAGCGCGGGACGTACACGGCGCGGCCCGGCCGGCGGACGGCCATCCGGATGCCGGCGTCACGCTTGCCGGTGACCGGCGCGCGCTCGACCGGATCACGGCGAGAGCCCGCGACGCGGTCGCGCGCCTCGCGCCGGCGCAGCGCTACCTGCGCGGTTTGATGAGCGGCGGCAGTTTGTGCGCGGAGGCCGTGACGCTGCTCGAACACGCGCTGCGCCCGCTCTCCACGAACGTCTCAGCCGGCGTCGCGGAGCACCGTGACGGGATCGGCCCGAGCCGCGGCCACACGGTCTTGGACCTCGGGGCCGACGTGTTCACGGTCGGCAGGCTGCACCCGATGTTGGACATGACGCTGCGCGCGGCGCGCCTGCGGCAGGAGGCGGCGGATCCCGAGGTGGCGGTGGTGCTCCTCGACGTCGTGCTTGGACTCGGGGTGCATGCCGACCCCGCCGGAGCGCTCGCGCCTGTGATCGCGGAGGCGCGGGCGGCTGCGCAGGCCGCCGGCCGCTCGCTCGCCGTCGTCGCGTCGGTCTGCGGCACGGACGACGATCCGCAGCCGCGGGCGCGACAGG